The Akkermansia sp. N21116 genome includes a region encoding these proteins:
- a CDS encoding rhomboid family intramembrane serine protease, whose protein sequence is MSILDRDWMHSSAKTGSPGSIDIVKGLVIINTVVFLIGFFLRGDGHTDFLEIWGCYSVYTVFDMGQIWRLITYQFLHANLGHIVLNMVALWFFGRPVERIFGPGKFLIFYLSCGVAAALFSSVLGYFGLWDAGTPGGIENAWKYIPMVGASGSIYGAIAACAVLFPDARVQLLFPPVDMSVRTFSLAILGIALAVIVMDWNNAGGEAGHMGGILMGFAIMGIRKLLHRSPVNNGSYAGQEPRASRMQSPSREEIDAILDKIGRQGLDSLTEHERNVLKQASQSKKY, encoded by the coding sequence ATGAGCATTCTCGACAGAGACTGGATGCATTCTTCCGCCAAAACCGGGAGTCCGGGCAGCATTGATATCGTCAAAGGACTGGTTATCATCAATACCGTTGTCTTTCTGATCGGCTTCTTCCTCAGGGGAGACGGTCATACCGATTTTCTGGAGATTTGGGGCTGTTACAGTGTTTACACCGTCTTCGACATGGGACAGATATGGAGACTGATCACTTACCAGTTCCTCCATGCGAATCTGGGACATATCGTTCTGAACATGGTGGCATTGTGGTTTTTCGGGCGGCCTGTCGAACGCATTTTCGGTCCGGGTAAATTTTTAATTTTTTACCTGTCATGCGGTGTGGCGGCAGCCCTGTTTTCCTCCGTCCTCGGGTATTTCGGCCTCTGGGACGCAGGAACCCCGGGAGGAATAGAAAACGCATGGAAGTACATCCCGATGGTAGGAGCTTCCGGTTCGATTTACGGAGCCATTGCCGCATGTGCCGTTCTGTTTCCTGATGCCAGGGTACAACTGCTCTTTCCGCCGGTCGACATGAGCGTCCGAACCTTCTCTCTGGCTATCCTGGGCATCGCCCTTGCAGTGATAGTCATGGATTGGAACAACGCAGGAGGAGAAGCCGGTCATATGGGAGGAATACTCATGGGATTCGCCATCATGGGAATCCGTAAACTGTTGCACCGTTCTCCCGTAAACAACGGGTCATATGCCGGACAAGAACCTCGAGCCTCGCGAATGCAATCCCCTTCCCGGGAGGAAATCGATGCCATTCTGGACAAAATCGGCCGACAAGGACTCGACAGCCTCACGGAACACGAGCGCAACGTTTTGAAGCAGGCTTCCCAAAGCAAAAAATACTAG
- the leuD gene encoding 3-isopropylmalate dehydratase small subunit — protein sequence MPLTPVIRISGTCVPVPGADMDTDRIIPSRFLKCITFDELAGTMFWDERFNADNTSKNHPIDDPRFAGASIIIGGVNFGCGSSREHAPQAIKRSGIKAIIAGSFAEIFFGNSTGIGLPCVCATPENLSAINKAIEKDPSLVVTVDLESMTVSWHGGSIPVTMPAEPREALTTGRWDAIAGLLVNAELIAAKDAELPSPGARHS from the coding sequence ATGCCACTCACACCAGTCATCCGCATCAGCGGTACCTGCGTCCCCGTTCCTGGAGCTGATATGGATACGGACCGCATCATTCCATCCCGCTTCCTCAAGTGCATCACCTTCGATGAACTTGCCGGCACCATGTTCTGGGATGAACGCTTCAATGCTGATAACACCAGCAAGAACCACCCCATCGACGATCCCCGTTTCGCCGGCGCTTCCATCATCATCGGTGGCGTTAATTTCGGCTGCGGTTCGTCGCGGGAGCACGCTCCGCAAGCCATCAAACGTTCCGGAATCAAAGCCATCATCGCCGGTTCCTTCGCCGAAATCTTCTTCGGCAACAGCACCGGCATCGGCCTCCCATGCGTCTGCGCCACACCGGAAAACCTCTCTGCTATCAACAAGGCCATTGAGAAAGATCCCTCTCTCGTCGTCACCGTCGATCTGGAATCCATGACGGTTTCCTGGCACGGAGGTTCAATCCCCGTCACGATGCCGGCCGAACCGCGCGAAGCTCTGACGACCGGTCGTTGGGACGCCATTGCAGGCTTACTCGTCAATGCCGAACTCATCGCAGCCAAGGATGCCGAACTACCTTCACCCGGGGCACGGCATTCCTAA
- the leuC gene encoding 3-isopropylmalate dehydratase large subunit — MGKTLFQKIWDAHSVCTLPDGRTQLFIATHLLHEVTSPQAFGMVRDLGLKVAYPDRTFATVDHIIPTDNQQEPFADSLADAMIRELRKNCAENGIRFFDLPTGNQGIVHMVGPELGITQPGMTIVCGDSHTATHGAFGSIAMGIGTTQVRDVLATQSLAMSPLKVRRINVNGQLAPGVTAKDVALYLIGLLGAKGGLGFAHEYGGSVIDAMSMDERMTLCNMAIEGAARCGYVNPDETTFEYIKGRLFAPQGADWNKAVARWKSFASDADAIYDEVLEIDGASIEPTVTWGISPDQSISINGTIPSPDQARNEDERKMTRQALEYMRFTSGNPIKGQEIQVCFIGSCTNGRISDFRKVAGLIKGRKVASGVRAIAVPGSQMTARQCDEEGISAIFREAGFEWRLPGCSMCLAMNPDKLVGDQICASSSNRNFKGRQGSPTGRTILMSPAMVAAAALTGRISDAREVFSGTQNQSNLS, encoded by the coding sequence ATGGGAAAAACGCTTTTCCAAAAAATATGGGATGCGCACTCCGTCTGCACACTGCCGGACGGACGGACGCAATTGTTCATCGCGACGCACCTGCTGCATGAGGTAACGTCGCCGCAGGCGTTTGGCATGGTCCGGGATCTTGGTCTCAAAGTCGCCTATCCGGACCGTACGTTCGCCACCGTGGATCACATCATTCCCACGGACAACCAGCAGGAACCTTTCGCCGATTCCCTTGCCGATGCCATGATTCGCGAACTACGCAAAAATTGTGCGGAAAACGGCATCCGTTTCTTCGATCTTCCCACCGGCAACCAAGGTATCGTCCACATGGTCGGCCCAGAACTGGGCATCACCCAGCCCGGCATGACGATCGTCTGCGGGGATTCCCATACCGCCACCCACGGAGCCTTTGGGTCCATCGCCATGGGCATCGGCACAACCCAGGTACGTGACGTACTCGCCACGCAGAGCCTTGCCATGAGTCCGTTGAAGGTTCGCCGCATCAATGTCAACGGGCAGCTTGCTCCCGGCGTCACCGCCAAGGATGTAGCCCTGTACCTCATCGGGTTGCTCGGAGCCAAGGGAGGTCTGGGCTTTGCCCACGAGTACGGCGGTTCCGTCATCGACGCCATGAGCATGGACGAGCGCATGACGCTCTGCAACATGGCCATCGAAGGAGCCGCACGCTGCGGTTACGTCAATCCTGACGAAACGACTTTCGAATACATCAAGGGACGCTTGTTTGCCCCGCAAGGCGCCGACTGGAACAAGGCCGTCGCCCGCTGGAAAAGCTTTGCATCCGACGCCGATGCCATTTACGACGAAGTGCTCGAAATTGATGGAGCCTCCATCGAACCTACCGTGACCTGGGGCATTTCCCCGGATCAAAGTATCAGCATCAACGGCACAATTCCTTCCCCCGACCAGGCGCGCAATGAAGACGAACGCAAAATGACCCGGCAGGCGCTGGAATACATGCGTTTCACCAGCGGCAATCCGATCAAGGGGCAGGAAATCCAGGTTTGCTTCATCGGTTCATGCACCAACGGACGCATTTCCGACTTCCGCAAAGTCGCCGGTCTCATCAAGGGGCGTAAAGTCGCTTCCGGAGTAAGAGCCATTGCCGTGCCGGGTTCCCAAATGACGGCGCGCCAGTGCGATGAAGAAGGCATTTCCGCCATCTTCCGAGAGGCCGGATTCGAATGGCGCCTGCCCGGGTGCTCCATGTGCCTGGCCATGAATCCCGACAAACTCGTTGGAGACCAGATTTGCGCCAGTTCCTCCAACCGCAATTTCAAAGGACGTCAGGGCAGTCCCACGGGCCGCACGATTCTGATGAGTCCCGCCATGGTCGCAGCGGCCGCCCTGACGGGCCGGATCTCCGACGCACGGGAAGTCTTCTCCGGAACCCAAAACCAATCCAATCTTTCCTAA
- a CDS encoding YifB family Mg chelatase-like AAA ATPase — protein MTARLYSASICGIDGVEVEVEADIRPAPEPHILIVGLPDTAVKESTQRVESAITNSGLNLPLGTIVINLAPADLKKQGPGFDLPIAMGILTCATNANWETEAWAIVGELALDGSVRPVKGVLPLVIEARNRGKKNIVVPQSNGMEAAAVQGIAVYPVETLKEAWRLVSGELMPRPAICPPTTFEAEYDVDFSEVKGQAYARRALEIAAAGGHNILISGSPGSGKSMLAHRIPTILPPLTDEEALETSKIHSVCGLLKRDAGLMRTRPFRAPHHTISDAGLMGGGSSIAPGEISLSHNGVLFLDELPEFRRQTLETLRQPLEAGEIIISRASGTMTFPARFMLVAAMNPCPCGYQGDRRHACKCSPALVEKYRKKISGPLLDRFDMIVEVPAVEPSTLVSAPAGEPSAGIRSRVTAVRELQHRRYSGTRFRTNADISGKTLQAHCRPTPAATGILTQAIEQLGLSARAHDRILKVARTIADLAGSGSITEEHIYEAIQFRAFENRLR, from the coding sequence ATGACAGCGAGACTCTATTCGGCATCCATCTGCGGCATCGACGGAGTGGAAGTAGAGGTCGAGGCGGATATCCGCCCCGCACCGGAACCCCATATTCTCATTGTGGGCCTGCCGGACACAGCCGTCAAGGAAAGTACTCAGCGCGTGGAGTCCGCCATCACCAACAGCGGACTGAATCTGCCGCTCGGAACCATCGTTATCAACCTGGCTCCAGCCGACCTGAAGAAACAAGGCCCCGGTTTCGACCTGCCCATCGCCATGGGAATCCTGACCTGCGCCACGAACGCAAACTGGGAAACCGAGGCATGGGCCATCGTCGGCGAACTGGCGCTGGACGGCTCCGTCCGGCCTGTCAAGGGAGTTCTGCCACTCGTCATCGAAGCCCGCAACCGCGGGAAGAAAAACATCGTCGTCCCCCAGTCAAACGGCATGGAAGCCGCAGCCGTCCAAGGAATTGCCGTCTACCCAGTCGAAACTCTGAAAGAAGCCTGGAGGCTCGTCTCCGGAGAGCTCATGCCACGGCCTGCCATCTGTCCTCCCACAACCTTTGAGGCAGAGTACGATGTGGATTTCTCCGAGGTCAAAGGCCAGGCCTATGCGCGCCGCGCCCTAGAAATAGCCGCTGCCGGAGGCCATAACATCCTCATAAGCGGCAGCCCGGGATCCGGAAAATCCATGCTTGCCCACCGCATCCCAACCATTCTCCCTCCATTGACAGACGAAGAGGCTCTGGAAACCAGCAAAATACACTCCGTCTGCGGCTTGTTGAAGAGGGATGCCGGACTGATGCGTACGCGTCCCTTCCGAGCGCCCCACCATACCATTTCCGATGCGGGCTTGATGGGAGGAGGCTCCAGCATTGCCCCGGGGGAAATATCCCTGTCCCACAACGGCGTCCTCTTTCTGGACGAACTACCCGAATTCCGACGTCAAACGCTGGAAACCCTCCGCCAACCCCTGGAAGCCGGGGAAATCATCATCTCCCGAGCTTCGGGCACCATGACCTTTCCCGCGCGTTTCATGCTCGTGGCGGCGATGAACCCTTGCCCCTGCGGCTATCAGGGAGACCGACGGCATGCCTGCAAATGCAGCCCAGCCCTGGTGGAAAAATACCGGAAGAAAATCTCAGGGCCTTTGCTGGACCGTTTCGATATGATCGTGGAAGTCCCGGCAGTCGAGCCGTCCACCCTCGTCTCGGCCCCAGCCGGAGAACCATCTGCCGGTATCCGGTCCCGTGTAACAGCCGTCCGGGAACTCCAGCACCGACGCTACTCCGGCACCCGTTTCCGGACGAATGCGGACATCTCCGGCAAAACGCTCCAGGCCCACTGCCGTCCCACTCCGGCAGCCACCGGCATCCTGACTCAGGCCATCGAACAACTGGGGCTTTCCGCCCGTGCCCACGACCGCATCCTCAAAGTTGCCAGAACTATCGCCGACCTGGCCGGCAGCGGTTCCATCACCGAGGAACACATCTACGAGGCCATCCAGTTCCGCGCCTTCGAAAACCGCCTCCGTTAA